A region from the Candidatus Methanoperedens sp. genome encodes:
- a CDS encoding YkgJ family cysteine cluster protein, protein MIRTDDIEEEIQRIVSFPDEKFTAIIREVGFECDCCGKCCTSEFNDHVFLLDNDAARIINVLGYDFLRPAPYFDFCDNLGRFYVLGYALKSKPNGDCIFYTGGRCEHYEIRPDICKIFPYMLHREPDEDGNVEFRQIGGLNEHGLYHSDIDDETCKEIVRQVKTYESGFLGQKLRFLNAIKEHFKKHALKHSRQMYDRMMREYENGREIEVYVFFQGRFEKKTISKQFIKP, encoded by the coding sequence ATGATAAGAACGGACGATATCGAAGAAGAGATTCAGCGCATAGTATCCTTTCCCGATGAAAAATTCACAGCGATAATTCGCGAAGTGGGATTTGAATGTGATTGCTGCGGCAAATGCTGCACAAGCGAATTCAACGACCATGTATTTCTTCTGGATAACGATGCCGCACGAATAATTAATGTTCTTGGCTATGATTTCCTGCGCCCTGCGCCGTATTTTGATTTTTGCGATAACCTTGGCAGATTCTATGTACTGGGTTACGCCCTGAAAAGTAAACCAAACGGTGATTGTATATTCTATACAGGGGGCAGATGCGAGCATTACGAGATTCGTCCTGATATTTGTAAAATATTCCCCTATATGCTTCACAGGGAACCTGATGAAGATGGTAATGTCGAATTCAGGCAGATAGGCGGTTTGAATGAGCATGGATTGTACCACAGCGATATAGACGATGAAACGTGCAAGGAAATAGTAAGGCAGGTAAAAACATACGAATCAGGTTTCCTTGGGCAGAAGCTCAGGTTCTTGAATGCGATTAAGGAACATTTCAAAAAACATGCTCTCAAACACAGCAGGCAGATGTATGACAGGATGATGAGGGAGTATGAGAACGGCAGAGAGATAGAAGTTTATGTATTCTTTCAGGGCAGATTTGAAAAAAAGACCATCTCCAAACAATTTATTAAACCGTAA
- a CDS encoding rhomboid family intramembrane serine protease, whose translation MSKECYYCGFRDPLPFTCKFCGNSYCYNHRLPESHNCSGLATYKERVRDSGKLYEYEPDLVAKRHKTPAFAPLANAISVIKSNYSLTILTVIIASFFLQYIIPGYFSYLALSPLDVPSRPWILVTHMFLHDGPFHLLFNMMFLFFFGPELERRIGGRRFLAVFFLSGIVAGIGYSLWTGLILQSNGPAVGASGALMGIFACLAVLAPHIQVYIYFIPMKITYALIMFALLDLFFFGSGDAIAHSAHLSGVIAGLLMGRQIKRKGQFIGY comes from the coding sequence ATGTCGAAGGAATGCTATTACTGCGGTTTCAGGGACCCTCTGCCGTTTACTTGCAAGTTTTGCGGCAATTCATATTGTTATAACCACCGCCTGCCCGAATCACATAATTGTTCCGGGCTTGCAACATACAAAGAGCGCGTTCGTGACAGCGGAAAGCTGTATGAATACGAGCCTGATTTAGTTGCGAAGAGGCATAAAACGCCTGCTTTTGCTCCCTTAGCAAATGCCATATCGGTAATAAAAAGCAATTACTCGCTGACGATACTGACTGTAATTATCGCATCGTTCTTTTTGCAGTATATCATACCGGGATATTTTTCATATCTTGCTCTTTCTCCTCTGGATGTACCCTCTCGTCCATGGATTCTTGTGACGCACATGTTCCTGCATGACGGTCCGTTCCATCTTCTGTTCAATATGATGTTTTTATTCTTTTTTGGACCCGAGCTTGAGCGCAGGATAGGCGGGAGAAGGTTCCTGGCTGTATTTTTCCTTTCAGGTATAGTTGCAGGAATTGGATATTCGCTGTGGACAGGCTTAATCCTCCAATCGAATGGTCCTGCTGTGGGTGCCAGCGGGGCGTTAATGGGGATATTTGCCTGCCTTGCGGTTCTCGCTCCGCATATTCAGGTTTATATTTACTTTATACCCATGAAGATTACCTATGCATTAATAATGTTCGCCCTGCTCGACCTCTTTTTTTTCGGCTCCGGGGATGCGATTGCACACAGCGCACACTTAAGCGGGGTAATTGCCGGGCTATTGATGGGGAGACAGATTAAAAGGAAAGGTCAATTTATAGGCTATTAG
- a CDS encoding cytochrome c3 family protein: MLPANDEMYSILKNKYVLILVIAFSISITTVSAQEDSSCYHCHTQVVTEFRNNIHYQNGFTCTDCHGGNPQTNATVISNAVMSGDFTGKPTRNNITNICSKCHPQEAKDYKMSIHWEQIAKGHTDAATCTDCHGVHEIRAISDPNSSTNHQNSPATCAKCHSNKELMSAWYYGIKTDRFDTYKESFHWKALSNGYTVVATCADCHGNHNIKSHTDPTSSTYPDNLPKTCGKANCHPGAELDAKVAAGFVHDKESIHTGELVFNKTGIDPKMQPYFFGPFDLAYWIVLFFKILTTGVIGVFAGIVILDFLSRFRIQRRW, from the coding sequence ATGCTGCCTGCAAACGATGAAATGTACTCCATATTGAAAAATAAATACGTATTGATTTTAGTGATCGCATTCTCTATATCAATTACGACCGTTTCTGCCCAGGAAGATTCCTCATGTTATCACTGCCATACGCAAGTGGTCACTGAATTCAGGAATAATATCCATTACCAGAATGGTTTTACATGCACAGATTGCCATGGTGGAAACCCCCAGACAAATGCTACTGTGATTTCTAATGCCGTGATGTCGGGAGATTTCACCGGCAAACCCACACGAAACAATATAACAAACATCTGCTCCAAATGCCATCCCCAGGAAGCAAAAGACTATAAAATGAGCATCCACTGGGAACAGATCGCAAAAGGTCATACCGATGCTGCAACCTGCACGGATTGTCACGGCGTCCATGAAATCCGGGCGATATCAGACCCAAACTCTTCTACAAATCACCAGAACAGTCCTGCAACCTGTGCAAAATGCCACTCGAACAAGGAATTAATGAGTGCATGGTACTATGGGATTAAAACAGACAGATTTGATACCTATAAGGAATCCTTCCACTGGAAAGCCCTGAGCAACGGCTACACAGTGGTTGCCACTTGCGCGGACTGCCATGGAAACCACAATATAAAATCCCATACAGATCCCACTTCAAGCACTTACCCTGACAACCTCCCCAAGACGTGCGGCAAGGCAAACTGTCATCCCGGAGCCGAGCTCGACGCCAAGGTTGCCGCAGGATTTGTACATGACAAGGAGTCAATTCATACAGGAGAGCTGGTTTTTAATAAGACAGGTATAGATCCAAAGATGCAACCCTATTTCTTCGGTCCATTCGATCTGGCTTACTGGATAGTGTTATTTTTCAAAATATTGACAACCGGGGTTATAGGTGTCTTTGCCGGTATAGTGATTCTGGATTTCCTTTCAAGGTTCAGGATTCAAAGGAGATGGTAG